The Methanomethylovorans hollandica DSM 15978 genome includes a region encoding these proteins:
- a CDS encoding GTP--adenosylcobinamide-phosphate guanylyltransferase: MDAIIMAGGLGSRLGMGEKPCVSLLDKPLITYVIDALHEASGIDKVYVAVSPATPLTQSFLKKKYNGEVRSIMTGGGNYVGDMIYAVKEAAINAPVMIIMADLPLLNGKHIDYVIEEYEKCGKPAMSVFSPLAVCKGLSVRPDTVFNWGGELIVPSGVNIIDGSNVEQEQDYESLVSQEAAFALNINRAEDLHRCKEIIEQRLLSRS, encoded by the coding sequence ATGGATGCTATAATTATGGCCGGAGGTTTGGGGAGCAGGCTTGGTATGGGGGAGAAGCCCTGTGTGAGTTTGCTGGACAAACCGTTGATAACTTATGTTATAGACGCTTTGCACGAAGCTTCCGGGATAGACAAGGTATATGTTGCTGTATCCCCTGCCACTCCTCTGACACAGAGCTTCCTTAAGAAGAAGTATAATGGCGAGGTAAGATCTATCATGACCGGCGGAGGCAATTATGTAGGTGATATGATATATGCCGTAAAAGAGGCGGCTATAAATGCTCCTGTCATGATAATTATGGCCGATCTGCCATTGCTTAATGGTAAGCATATTGACTATGTTATCGAAGAATATGAAAAATGTGGGAAACCTGCAATGTCGGTTTTCTCTCCCCTGGCAGTATGTAAAGGCCTTTCAGTAAGGCCGGATACGGTCTTTAACTGGGGGGGTGAACTGATAGTGCCCAGTGGTGTAAATATCATTGATGGCAGTAATGTTGAGCAGGAACAGGATTATGAGAGTCTGGTGAGCCAAGAAGCTGCTTTTGCATTGAACATAAACCGTGCCGAAGATCTGCACAGATGCAAAGAGATAATAGAACAAAGACTATTATCCCGGTCATGA
- a CDS encoding MTAP family purine nucleoside phosphorylase gives MDISKQHDECIANMHISFAVIGGVGFSRLANQSQMTLHTEYGAVVAFISKMGDNNVLFIPRHAGDSGHVPPHKINYRAIIMAIKQLGITRVISINSVGTMQGHPIGSIAIPCDFVDFTHGRPSTFFENETVHADMSDPYCPQLCSLIRSILNEKGIQTDDVVYACTEGPRFETKAEIRMLSNFADVVGMTGVPEVILAKEMQLCYASVCLITNMAAGIESSRPTATEVLDVLTSRKDLIFELLHSIASRMPIERECQCNYAIDDGIL, from the coding sequence ATGGACATAAGCAAACAGCACGATGAGTGCATAGCCAATATGCATATATCTTTTGCAGTTATCGGCGGGGTGGGTTTTTCTCGCCTTGCAAACCAGTCACAAATGACACTTCATACTGAATATGGTGCTGTCGTGGCATTCATCTCTAAAATGGGAGACAACAATGTATTGTTCATTCCAAGGCATGCAGGGGACAGTGGGCATGTGCCCCCCCATAAGATCAATTATCGTGCTATTATAATGGCAATAAAGCAATTAGGAATTACCAGGGTCATATCTATCAACTCTGTGGGTACGATGCAAGGACATCCCATCGGAAGTATAGCAATTCCTTGTGATTTTGTGGACTTCACCCACGGGCGCCCTTCTACCTTCTTTGAAAATGAGACGGTACATGCAGACATGTCAGATCCTTACTGCCCCCAGCTGTGCTCCCTGATAAGGTCCATACTTAATGAAAAAGGGATTCAGACAGACGATGTGGTATATGCCTGTACTGAAGGGCCCAGGTTCGAGACCAAGGCTGAGATCCGCATGTTGAGCAATTTTGCTGATGTTGTGGGCATGACAGGTGTCCCTGAAGTTATACTTGCTAAAGAAATGCAGCTATGTTATGCATCTGTGTGTCTGATCACAAACATGGCGGCTGGGATTGAGAGTTCCAGACCAACAGCAACCGAGGTACTGGATGTGCTGACTTCCAGAAAAGACCTCATTTTTGAGCTGTTGCATTCCATTGCATCACGCATGCCCATAGAACGGGAATGCCAGTGTAATTATGCGATAGACGATGGAATTCTTTGA
- the cobS gene encoding adenosylcobinamide-GDP ribazoletransferase, with protein sequence MNDFFLALRSGFGFLSTVPVGLTMEGLDEFFKRTYLHILVGAVLGLLMGMFAFLAMMTLPQQISAILIVIFVYYLTGLNHLDGLADFGDGVTAHGSLEKKIRALKDVALGIGGVGFCAMGILALYASIVCLQSEAVILANSSMRTAAAILLSSILIAEISAMQCMLTIAAFGKSIHEGLGSILVQNTTIPKYVVGLSGSVVICAIALQPFGLWYGGLIALIAAIISAFVVLNISNRHFGGMNGDVIGTSNEVGRTIALITIVLILSYHNGGIPWML encoded by the coding sequence ATGAACGATTTCTTTCTGGCATTAAGGTCCGGTTTTGGTTTTCTCTCCACTGTTCCGGTAGGATTGACAATGGAGGGTCTGGACGAGTTCTTCAAGCGGACCTATTTGCATATTCTCGTAGGTGCTGTGTTAGGTTTACTTATGGGTATGTTCGCTTTCTTGGCCATGATGACATTGCCACAGCAGATAAGCGCTATATTGATAGTCATCTTTGTATACTATCTTACAGGTCTTAACCATCTTGATGGACTTGCAGATTTCGGAGATGGTGTAACTGCTCATGGATCGTTGGAAAAGAAGATCCGTGCTCTTAAGGATGTTGCACTTGGCATAGGAGGTGTAGGATTCTGTGCAATGGGTATTCTGGCATTATATGCCTCGATCGTTTGCCTTCAATCAGAAGCCGTTATATTGGCTAATAGTAGTATGCGGACTGCCGCTGCTATCCTGCTGTCCTCCATACTGATAGCAGAAATATCTGCTATGCAGTGCATGCTCACAATAGCAGCCTTCGGTAAGTCTATCCATGAAGGATTGGGTTCTATTCTGGTACAGAATACGACTATCCCGAAATATGTTGTGGGACTATCGGGTTCAGTTGTAATATGTGCTATCGCCCTGCAGCCTTTCGGACTTTGGTATGGAGGACTTATTGCCCTTATAGCTGCTATCATTTCAGCATTTGTCGTATTGAACATCAGTAACAGGCATTTTGGCGGGATGAACGGGGATGTGATCGGCACTTCCAACGAGGTAGGGAGAACTATCGCTCTTATAACTATTGTATTGATATTGAGCTATCATAACGGAGGGATTCCATGGATGCTATAA
- a CDS encoding 6-hydroxymethylpterin diphosphokinase MptE-like protein, protein MDFTSWQPVYEEILQDLGFSRAEDERAALLLSHLLEGKISPGLGALKGAISGKHVLVCGNGPNLAEDLGRLDLERYVVIAADGATTIVMDTGRIPDIIVTDLDGDVEREIEASEQGSLVVVHAHGDNMSKLLRYVPQLTNIIGSTQAVPLQNVFNFGGFTDGDRAVHVAIEFGAETIKLAGFFFDDPVVSPAKSKKLKWARRLISSLGVES, encoded by the coding sequence ATGGACTTCACATCCTGGCAACCTGTATACGAGGAAATACTTCAGGATCTTGGCTTTAGCCGGGCAGAGGATGAGCGTGCAGCTCTCCTCCTTTCACATCTGCTTGAAGGAAAGATCTCACCTGGACTGGGTGCTCTTAAGGGGGCAATATCCGGAAAGCATGTCCTTGTTTGTGGTAATGGCCCGAACCTCGCCGAGGATCTTGGAAGGCTGGACCTTGAACGATATGTGGTGATCGCAGCTGACGGTGCAACGACAATTGTAATGGATACGGGCAGAATACCGGATATTATAGTCACGGACCTGGACGGGGACGTAGAGCGTGAGATAGAAGCTTCAGAACAAGGTTCTCTTGTGGTAGTTCATGCTCATGGAGACAATATGAGCAAACTACTCAGGTATGTTCCACAGCTTACGAATATTATCGGGTCCACACAGGCTGTTCCCCTTCAAAATGTTTTCAACTTTGGTGGCTTTACGGATGGGGACCGGGCTGTGCATGTGGCCATTGAGTTTGGTGCAGAAACGATCAAACTTGCAGGTTTCTTTTTTGATGATCCAGTGGTATCACCGGCAAAAAGCAAAAAATTGAAATGGGCCCGCAGACTTATTTCCTCATTAGGGGTCGAGTCTTAA
- a CDS encoding DUF373 family protein: MDTLVICIDRDNDLGEKAKVSSPIIGREENIKAAVALSIADPEDSDSNTIFGGVKVLDELRAKGLDAELITFAGDKKVGLTSDQKISQQLDDVLAKYHASNAIFISDGAEDETLLPIVQSRIKINSVKRIVIMQSSNLESTYYILKHAFNDPKISQTFFVPVGLAALIYSIFLLASYPEGAIIGILAAVGLYMLYRGFGDTVTVIWNKIKDDFHMGRLVIVTHTAALMVIVVAFVQGIVSVWQYYTQAGIWYHGLVPLTTVFIHSSVWWLVLAAIIVNFGRMMNMYLHGKFSLRQISSSFYAFSFGILFWGATTYILAFDPTIEGFQPSIVSGLQYFIYSIVIAIVIALAGIRISASPIRK, from the coding sequence ATGGATACACTTGTCATCTGTATAGACCGGGATAATGACCTGGGCGAAAAGGCAAAGGTCTCAAGCCCGATTATAGGAAGAGAGGAAAATATCAAAGCAGCTGTTGCTTTGTCTATAGCGGACCCGGAAGATTCGGATTCTAATACCATTTTCGGCGGCGTGAAAGTGCTGGATGAGCTACGTGCCAAAGGACTGGATGCTGAGCTTATTACCTTTGCTGGTGATAAAAAAGTTGGTCTCACTTCTGACCAGAAGATTTCGCAGCAACTTGATGATGTCCTTGCTAAATATCACGCTTCTAATGCCATTTTCATTTCCGATGGGGCTGAAGATGAAACATTGCTGCCCATAGTCCAGTCCAGGATCAAGATCAACTCCGTGAAACGTATAGTGATCATGCAAAGCTCGAACCTTGAAAGTACTTATTATATTCTGAAGCATGCTTTTAATGATCCCAAGATCTCTCAAACCTTCTTTGTTCCGGTTGGGCTGGCAGCTCTTATATATTCCATCTTTCTGTTAGCAAGTTATCCGGAAGGAGCTATAATAGGCATTCTTGCTGCAGTGGGTCTCTACATGCTATACCGTGGATTCGGTGATACGGTCACCGTTATTTGGAACAAGATAAAAGATGATTTTCATATGGGCAGATTGGTCATTGTAACCCATACTGCAGCTTTAATGGTGATCGTTGTCGCTTTTGTGCAGGGAATTGTCAGTGTATGGCAATATTATACTCAAGCAGGGATCTGGTATCATGGATTGGTGCCACTGACCACTGTCTTCATACATAGTTCCGTATGGTGGCTTGTATTAGCTGCGATCATTGTTAATTTTGGTCGTATGATGAATATGTACTTGCATGGGAAGTTTAGCTTGAGGCAGATATCATCCTCGTTCTACGCTTTTTCTTTTGGGATCCTATTCTGGGGAGCGACCACATATATACTGGCCTTCGATCCTACTATTGAAGGCTTCCAGCCTTCCATCGTTTCAGGACTGCAATATTTCATTTATTCCATAGTCATAGCTATAGTCATAGCTCTTGCAGGTATCAGGATCTCCGCCAGTCCGATCAGGAAGTGA
- the ileS gene encoding isoleucine--tRNA ligase, giving the protein MLKEITGQYNAGDIESKIHVFWDEIDAYSKVRQLRKGAKRFFFVDGPPYTTGHIHLGTAWNKIIKDSILRYRSMNDYHVLDRAGWDMHGLPIEVKVEGVLGFTSKKDIEKYGVGNFIEKCKEFALLQKDDMTRQFYSLGVWLNWKDPYMTLRDEYIEAAWWTLKQAQQKDLLEEGKRVVNWCPRCETAIADSEVEYEERIDPSIYVKFRLKNEPGTSIVIWTTTPWTIPSNIAVAVQPSFEYSKVKAVTSSGESEILIMASSLVKDVLKKGRYADFEILDTMLGEDLTTLEYEHPLADQIPKQARFKHNVYLADFVTAENTGCVHIAPGHGMDDFEVGMKHGLPIFCPVGPDGRYTEEAGEYTDMHIREANKVVVENLKERGLLLAEGSISHRYGHCWRCKTPIIYLATRQWFLKISELKEQMLSEIDKVVWYPEWAGSARFRDWVEGARDWCISRQRYWGIPIPVWRCTECELIDVIGTKQELLEKSGMTEGIELHRPYVDSVTLTCECGGKMRRVEDVFDVWFDSAVASWATLNFPHQKDELEKWWPADFITEGHDQTRGWFYSQLGASMVAFGKAPYKSVLMHGFTLDVEGKKMSKSLGNVVHPSEVIGKFGADTLRAYVLSSSAPWEDLKFSKDEIANIHRTINILWNVYRFPLPYMALDAFDPSQVSLESVKPHMRSEDRWILSRMQSVIKSVDSAMETCMLHKAIRAINDFVLEDLSRWYIQLIRPRTWVEANDPDKIAVYRVLYEVFTTITKVIAPFMPHLAEEMYQNLVCNVYSDAPESVHMNDWPVPNESLIDMDLEQQMKLARSIVEAASNARQKVGRKLRWPVGRIVLTPQNETAVSAVNNLKEVLMDQTNSKDIVLTEIGGSWDKLGLSAVPNPGAIGPVFKGDAGKVIAALKEIDVITLKNKLACTEGYELQLADGNIVTIAPDMVNFQETLPDLIASASSSAGIVYVDAKLTRELEAEGYSREVIRRVQDMRKEMDLAVEENIKVIICIDDERVVDLVLDLEQLIASEVRADVQIIGFDVEVNGDLVKDWDVEGIAMHIGIARS; this is encoded by the coding sequence ATGTTAAAGGAGATCACAGGTCAATACAACGCAGGCGATATCGAATCCAAGATACATGTTTTCTGGGATGAGATCGATGCTTACTCAAAGGTACGCCAGCTCAGAAAGGGTGCAAAGCGTTTCTTTTTCGTGGACGGTCCACCATATACCACCGGCCACATACACCTAGGTACTGCATGGAATAAGATAATCAAGGATTCCATACTCAGGTACCGTTCAATGAACGATTATCATGTACTTGACCGTGCCGGGTGGGACATGCATGGGCTTCCCATAGAGGTAAAAGTGGAGGGGGTCCTTGGTTTTACGTCCAAGAAAGATATTGAGAAGTATGGCGTCGGTAATTTCATAGAAAAATGCAAGGAATTTGCCTTATTGCAGAAAGACGATATGACCCGCCAGTTCTACTCCCTGGGAGTATGGCTCAACTGGAAAGACCCGTATATGACACTGAGGGACGAGTATATCGAAGCTGCATGGTGGACTCTGAAGCAGGCTCAACAAAAGGACCTGCTCGAAGAGGGAAAAAGAGTGGTCAACTGGTGTCCCAGATGTGAAACCGCAATAGCGGATTCTGAAGTTGAATATGAGGAGCGTATAGATCCTTCTATCTATGTGAAGTTCCGGCTGAAGAATGAACCAGGTACATCGATAGTTATCTGGACCACAACTCCCTGGACCATACCATCCAATATTGCAGTGGCAGTGCAACCTTCATTTGAGTATTCAAAGGTAAAGGCTGTTACATCTTCCGGCGAAAGTGAGATCCTTATCATGGCCTCCTCGCTGGTCAAAGATGTGCTCAAAAAAGGCAGATATGCTGATTTCGAGATACTGGATACCATGCTGGGTGAAGACCTTACGACACTGGAATATGAACACCCGCTTGCAGACCAGATCCCCAAGCAGGCGCGTTTCAAGCATAATGTATATCTTGCAGATTTCGTAACAGCCGAGAACACGGGCTGTGTTCATATAGCTCCCGGGCATGGTATGGATGACTTTGAAGTAGGTATGAAACACGGACTTCCCATTTTCTGTCCGGTTGGGCCAGATGGCAGGTATACGGAAGAAGCTGGTGAATATACTGATATGCACATCAGGGAAGCTAATAAAGTTGTTGTGGAAAACCTCAAGGAAAGAGGTCTTCTGCTTGCAGAAGGTAGTATTTCCCACCGTTATGGACACTGCTGGAGATGTAAAACACCGATCATCTATCTTGCTACCCGCCAGTGGTTCCTGAAGATCTCGGAATTAAAGGAGCAGATGCTTTCAGAGATAGATAAGGTTGTCTGGTATCCGGAATGGGCAGGCTCAGCACGTTTCAGGGACTGGGTAGAAGGTGCAAGGGACTGGTGTATCTCAAGGCAGCGTTATTGGGGAATACCTATCCCGGTCTGGCGTTGTACAGAATGTGAACTTATAGATGTCATAGGCACCAAGCAGGAACTCCTTGAGAAGTCGGGTATGACAGAAGGGATAGAGCTGCACAGGCCCTATGTGGATTCCGTGACCCTTACATGCGAATGCGGCGGAAAGATGCGCCGTGTGGAGGATGTGTTCGATGTATGGTTCGATTCAGCTGTTGCTTCCTGGGCCACATTGAACTTCCCACATCAAAAGGACGAGCTTGAAAAATGGTGGCCTGCAGATTTCATCACCGAAGGTCATGACCAGACCAGAGGATGGTTCTATTCGCAGTTAGGCGCCAGCATGGTGGCCTTTGGCAAGGCGCCTTATAAGAGTGTGCTCATGCATGGTTTCACTCTGGATGTGGAAGGCAAGAAAATGTCCAAGAGCCTTGGCAATGTCGTGCATCCTTCGGAAGTTATCGGGAAGTTCGGTGCCGATACTTTGCGTGCTTACGTTTTATCATCCAGTGCACCCTGGGAAGACCTGAAGTTCAGCAAGGATGAGATAGCCAATATCCATCGGACGATCAATATTCTGTGGAACGTCTACCGTTTCCCCTTGCCCTATATGGCGCTGGATGCCTTTGATCCTTCTCAGGTATCACTGGAATCGGTGAAGCCACATATGCGCAGTGAGGACAGGTGGATACTTTCAAGGATGCAGTCTGTGATAAAATCAGTGGATTCTGCCATGGAGACATGTATGCTCCATAAGGCCATAAGGGCCATCAATGACTTTGTGCTTGAGGACCTTTCCCGCTGGTATATACAGCTTATAAGACCCAGGACATGGGTCGAGGCCAATGATCCGGACAAGATAGCCGTGTACAGGGTACTGTATGAGGTATTCACGACCATTACAAAAGTTATAGCTCCTTTCATGCCCCATCTTGCCGAAGAAATGTACCAGAACCTGGTATGCAATGTCTACAGTGACGCGCCTGAATCTGTACATATGAACGATTGGCCTGTACCTAATGAATCCCTTATAGATATGGACCTTGAACAGCAGATGAAACTTGCACGCTCCATTGTAGAGGCAGCTTCCAATGCCCGTCAGAAGGTCGGGCGTAAACTGAGATGGCCTGTGGGCAGGATAGTTTTGACCCCTCAGAATGAAACAGCGGTTTCAGCTGTCAATAATCTCAAAGAAGTGCTGATGGATCAGACCAATTCCAAGGATATTGTACTGACAGAAATTGGTGGTTCCTGGGATAAACTCGGGCTGAGTGCCGTACCCAACCCTGGTGCTATAGGACCGGTTTTCAAAGGCGATGCTGGAAAGGTCATAGCTGCTTTAAAAGAGATAGATGTCATTACATTGAAGAATAAACTTGCCTGCACTGAAGGGTACGAATTACAACTTGCTGACGGCAATATTGTGACGATAGCTCCGGATATGGTCAATTTCCAGGAAACACTGCCTGACCTGATTGCAAGTGCTTCATCATCTGCAGGTATTGTATATGTGGATGCAAAGCTTACAAGGGAATTGGAAGCAGAGGGTTATTCCAGAGAGGTCATTCGCCGGGTTCAGGATATGCGAAAGGAAATGGACCTTGCAGTGGAAGAGAACATCAAGGTCATTATCTGTATCGATGACGAGAGGGTGGTGGACCTGGTGCTAGATCTGGAACAATTGATAGCCAGCGAAGTGCGTGCAGATGTGCAGATCATAGGCTTTGATGTTGAGGTTAACGGAGACCTGGTCAAGGACTGGGATGTGGAAGGGATAGCAATGCACATTGGAATAGCCAGAAGCTGA
- a CDS encoding DUF7125 family protein, whose amino-acid sequence MNLDINPRVLRRLMHIIYEVSKETGTLTYLYGLKGSHPKHIENDILISADVIFEISLDMGADKMVNKLAIPKMRGMLPTLEVIKFKICDGVRIDTSKDMA is encoded by the coding sequence ATGAATCTGGATATAAATCCGAGAGTGCTTAGAAGGCTGATGCACATCATATACGAGGTAAGCAAGGAAACAGGCACTCTTACATATCTCTATGGTCTCAAAGGCAGTCATCCTAAGCATATAGAGAACGATATCCTTATTTCTGCAGATGTTATCTTTGAGATATCTCTTGACATGGGTGCCGATAAGATGGTAAATAAGCTTGCTATCCCTAAGATGCGAGGCATGTTGCCGACTTTGGAAGTGATCAAGTTCAAGATATGTGATGGTGTCCGGATCGACACTTCGAAGGACATGGCATAA
- the cobZ gene encoding alpha-ribazole phosphatase CobZ: MKLSDIKNTDMKKDQSKELEGDVTVDIRDILKEEGITVKMLIDTALELYVPHPGIETREKAEEVFLRELDLALSDPNLCLLIYAGILLEKEGRRGHLPNISRKSYEGDLTFIIADEVIGMSISRYISGDKGTFEFVRFDKQKPGILSKLGPFMDDVIGGLIGGVSANMYTRSMADLGANKEDKSDKNNKSSDNSGVIAG; this comes from the coding sequence ATGAAACTATCAGATATCAAAAATACCGATATGAAAAAAGACCAGTCAAAGGAACTGGAAGGTGATGTGACCGTAGATATAAGGGATATTCTTAAGGAAGAGGGTATCACTGTAAAGATGCTTATCGATACGGCACTTGAGCTATATGTTCCACATCCCGGGATAGAGACAAGGGAAAAGGCAGAAGAAGTGTTTTTGCGGGAACTGGATCTGGCCTTGTCCGATCCGAACCTTTGTCTTCTCATATATGCCGGTATACTGCTGGAAAAAGAAGGACGCAGAGGTCATCTTCCTAACATCAGCAGAAAATCCTATGAAGGAGACCTTACTTTCATAATAGCTGACGAAGTTATTGGGATGAGTATTTCCAGGTACATCAGTGGTGACAAGGGCACTTTTGAATTTGTAAGGTTCGATAAGCAAAAACCGGGCATTCTTTCAAAGCTAGGTCCTTTCATGGACGATGTCATAGGCGGGCTTATTGGTGGTGTTTCCGCAAACATGTATACCAGGAGCATGGCAGACCTCGGTGCAAATAAGGAAGACAAAAGCGATAAAAATAACAAAAGTAGTGATAATAGTGGTGTGATCGCAGGATGA